The genomic interval ATTGAATCGGGTGCAGTCCGAACTTTGACTTGGCTGGAAGATGGTACGATGGTCACTCTGGGGCTTTGGGGACCCGGAGAGATTGTTGGCAAACCGCTATCACGGGTTGAACCCTACCAAATTGAATGCTTGACCAAAGTTGAAGCAACCCCCTTGCTGCTTGACGATTCCCACCAGGTGACCGATCTGCTGTTAGCCCACGTTCAACAGGCGGAGGAGCTAATGGTCATTCGCAGCTATCGGAGGGTGGATGTAATGTTGACCAAACTGTTGACCTGGTTAGCCAGAAAGTTTGGGCGTGCGGTTGAGGCAGGCAATCTAATTGATCTTCGTTTGACCCATCAGGATATTGCGGAAACATTGGGAACGACTCGTGTGACGGTGACGCGTGTACTGGGGCAACTGGAGGAACAAGGTTGGATAGAACGCCTTCCCCTGCATCGAATTGTGCTGAAGGAGGAAGAATCCTGGCACTACGAGATTTAGGGAGATGGGAAAGGGAGTTGGTTCATTCAGTGCTTGCCCCACTGCCCGGTTCTGCATCCGGTTCTGAGTCCGGTACAGGGGGGCTATCTCCATTGGGGGATGGGTCTTCTGGCTGTTTTTGTTGGTCAATAAATTGTTTTAAGGCAACCTGACGATTTGCCATGAAGCGGTTCCAGAATCCTGGAAGTAAGCCGTCCATCGTTTTGGCGATCGACCAAACTTCCAGTGCCATCAAGTTATAGAATGAGCGATCGGAGCGC from Kovacikia minuta CCNUW1 carries:
- a CDS encoding Crp/Fnr family transcriptional regulator; this translates as MSISLAPHVPSAATDRWQFSLRSQLPLKQNSLWKIESGAVRTLTWLEDGTMVTLGLWGPGEIVGKPLSRVEPYQIECLTKVEATPLLLDDSHQVTDLLLAHVQQAEELMVIRSYRRVDVMLTKLLTWLARKFGRAVEAGNLIDLRLTHQDIAETLGTTRVTVTRVLGQLEEQGWIERLPLHRIVLKEEESWHYEI